One Gemmatimonadota bacterium genomic window carries:
- a CDS encoding Fic family protein, with amino-acid sequence MGFTYSPCTFTTPTVPDVRRACFRARKVLEEIVYDTVYLENNPFTFPEVKTLMDGITVGGHRLSDANQVLNQAASWRELLSQVEAGRFALDAANVKRLHALVAREEALTWGVFRNDRVSVAGTDYQPPDHTELDAVFQRGLRTLSSIADVHERSIATFLFGALNQFFFDGNKRTARLLMNGQLLQAGYDAITIPARHKEEFNRTMIGFYDSRDGTAMFAFLADCSTDPNLKYRSNL; translated from the coding sequence TTGGGGTTTACCTATAGCCCTTGCACCTTCACCACCCCCACCGTACCTGACGTGCGGCGCGCCTGCTTCCGGGCGCGCAAGGTTCTCGAGGAAATCGTTTACGACACGGTCTACCTGGAGAACAATCCGTTTACATTTCCGGAGGTGAAAACGCTGATGGACGGCATCACGGTCGGCGGACACCGGCTGAGCGATGCCAACCAGGTGCTGAACCAGGCTGCCAGTTGGCGCGAGCTCCTGAGCCAGGTGGAGGCCGGACGATTCGCTCTTGATGCAGCCAATGTCAAGCGCCTGCATGCCCTGGTGGCCAGGGAAGAAGCGCTGACGTGGGGCGTGTTCCGCAACGACCGCGTAAGCGTTGCGGGGACGGACTACCAGCCCCCGGACCACACGGAATTGGACGCTGTTTTCCAACGCGGTTTGCGCACCCTGTCATCGATTGCCGACGTGCATGAACGGAGCATTGCCACGTTTCTGTTCGGCGCCCTGAACCAGTTTTTCTTCGACGGCAACAAACGTACCGCCCGGCTGCTGATGAACGGGCAACTGTTGCAGGCCGGCTACGACGCCATAACCATTCCCGCGCGCCACAAGGAAGAGTTCAACCGGACCATGATCGGCTTCTACGACAGCCGGGATGGAACGGCGATGTTCGCGTTCCTGGCAGACTGCTCCACGGACCCGAATCTGAAATACCGGAGTAACCTGTAA